A genomic stretch from Ovis canadensis isolate MfBH-ARS-UI-01 breed Bighorn chromosome 5, ARS-UI_OviCan_v2, whole genome shotgun sequence includes:
- the LOC138441647 gene encoding LOW QUALITY PROTEIN: uncharacterized protein (The sequence of the model RefSeq protein was modified relative to this genomic sequence to represent the inferred CDS: deleted 1 base in 1 codon; substituted 1 base at 1 genomic stop codon), with translation MGQSTSTPLSLMTDHFSDFKSRARNLSLLVKKSKLVTFCSAEWPTFDVGWPQEGTFNPQIIQAVKERVLTPGPAGHPDQTPYILVWQDLVKNPPEWLKPFVLASPKPPRPSSPAPTLLNPQVLVMKASEKTKENQDEKRPKPVFQESSSLYPNLIDLETELSPPPYADPNPPLLPQVPQVSSGEAQRRAEPSAPPRGGGPAQGTRGRAREMASAAEEEGPELPSSTVHAFPVRAGPAREGGERTYQYWPFATSDLYNWKTQTPSFSEKPQGLIDLLESIFFTHNPTWDDCQQLLQVLFTTEERERILSEARKNVPGVDGRPTVQPHLIEEGFPLVRPNWDFERVEGRERLRVYSQTLMAGLRAAARKPTNLAKVNSVRQEPNESPAAFLERIMEAFRQYTPMDPQADESRAAVMLAFVNQAAPDIRRKLQKIERLGEQSLQDLVRAAERVFNHRETPEEREDRIRREDREFRAEENRKNQKELAQIFFTGIENKNRSQKGKKPDSKTEEKPARRKLEKNQCAFCKEFGHWKDKCPKKNLKEGPKNSKNETPPPDSHILYAGEDSDXGGQGSTPLPKSWITINVEGKPVGFMVDTGAQYSVLNQRDGPMSKKSSWVQGATGTKRYGWTTKRHVNLGTHQVTHSFLVIPECPVPLLGRDLLSKVNAQIHFGHGQVSVLDGTGHPLQVLSLALKDEYRLYLPEAPATVSPEVQPWVQRYPQAWAETAGMGLARQRPPYVVELKAGATPVRVRQYPMSQEARRGITPHIQRLTDAGVLKRCRSPWNTPLLPIKKPGGTDFRPVQDLREVNKRVSDIHPTVPNPYTLLSSLPPSYVWYTVLDLKDAFFSLPLALACQEIFAFEWLEDGGQTPVQLTWTRLPQGFKNSPTLFNEALDEDLREYRVEHPTIVLLQYVDDLMLAATTEKECQEATGDLLQTLGTLGYRASAKKAQIVKQEVTYLGYKIKQGQRWLTQAMKDTILQIPEPTTPRQVREFLGTVGYCRLWILGFAEKARPLYEGTKENKNWKWTESMKTAFQELRRALLEAPALALPDPSKPFQLFVDEKRGIGKGVLTQKWGPWKRPIAYLSKKLDPVAPGWPPCLRIIAATALLVHDADKLTYGQKLLVYTPHAIERVLKQPPGKWISNARLTHYQALLLDTSRIHFQTPCTLNPATLLPNPEIDSPLHDCDEILAGVTAVRKDLTDTPLDNSDLIWFTDGSSYVRDGQRRAGAAIVDDSGQTIWAETLSPDTSAQRAELIALIQALERAKGKRITIFTDSRYAFGTVHIQGPIYRERGFLTAEGKEIKNLPEIRRLLEAVQLPRAVSIVHVPGHQKGDSLTARGNRAADLAARKAADKEYTAPVLAIGLPPPGMGTLPPTPEYSSTDLAWIQEYPNLQQGKDKWYRDSDGYLILPAQLGRQLCEHLHSSTHLGEKKTLLLFQTARLRFPRHQTTVKNIVQACKACQQMKPGKRQHAGLRYRGEGPGQHWEIDFTEVDGIGPWVHCNHVRPATSAEQEDARRQWEASLHPSNPLKLKIQRRPQDRRDSSGPSSG, from the exons ATGGGGCAATCTACTTCTACTCCGCTGTCCCTGatgactgaccatttttctgattttaagtctagagctCGGAATCTTTCGTTACtagtaaagaagagcaaactggtgacGTTCTGTTCCGCCGAATGGCCCACCTTTGATGTcggatggccacaagagggaaccttcaatccccagatcatccaggcagttaaagagagggtgcTTACTCCTGGTCCTGCTGGACACCCAGACcagactccctacattctggtctggcaggatctagtgaAGAACCCACCGGAATGGCTTAAACCCTTCGTTCTTGCTTCTCCTAAACCTCCCCGTCCCTCTTCCCCGGCTCCAACCTTACTAAACCCACAGGTGCTAGTCATGAAAGCGTCTGAGAAAACGAAAGAAAACCAGGACGAAAAACGACCCAAGCCGGTGTTCCAGGAATCTTCCTCTCTGTACCCTAATTTGATTGACTTGGAAACCGAACTGTCCCCACCCCCGTATGCGGATCCAAATCCACctttgcttccacaggttcctcAAGTCTCGTCGGGAGAAGCCCAGAGGAGGGCCGAGCCCTCAGCTCCCCCTAGGGGAGGAGGCCCCGCCCAGGGAACTCGGGGAAGGGCAAGGGAGATGGCTAGCGCAGCAGAGGAGGAAGGCCCGGAATtgccctcctccactgttcacgcgtttccggtccgggcggggccagccagagagggtggggaaCGCACATATCAGTACTGGCCTTTTGctactagtgatttgtacaattggaaaacccaaaccccctctttctctgagaaacctcagggtcttattgatcttttagaatcTATCTTCTTTACTCACaaccccacttgggatgattgccAACAACTGCTACAAGTACTTTTCACTACAGAAGAGCGTGAACGGATCCTGTCAGAAGCCCGGAAAAATGTGCCGGGGGTAGATGGGAGGCCCACAGTACAGCCTCACCTCATTGAagaggggttccccttggtgcgacccaactgggacttcgaacgcgttgaaggtagggagcgtctccgagTGTACAGTCAGACCctcatggctggccttagagcggccgccagaaagccaactaatttggccaaggtAAATTCGGTGAGgcaagagccaaatgagagcccggcagccttccttgaaaggataatggaagcttttagacagtatacccccaTGGACCCCCAGGCAGATGAGTCTAGGGCAGCAGTCATGCTAGCATTTGTAAATCAGGCAGCCCCCGATATTAGgagaaagttacaaaagatagagaggctcGGTGAACAGTCCCTACAAGATTtagtgagggcagcagagagggttttcaatcatagagagaccccggAAGAAAGAGAGGACCGCATtagaagggaagacagagaatttagggctgaagaaaaccgtaaaaatCAAAAGGAGCTGGCTCAGATATTTTTCACTgggattgaaaacaaaaatagatcccAAAAAGGGAAAAAGCCAGATTCAAAAACTGAGGAGAAACCTGCAAGGCGCAAGCTTGAAAAGAACCAATGTgcattttgtaaagagtttggacattggaaagataaatgccccaagaaaaacctaaaagagGGGCCAAAAAATTCCAAGAACGAGACCCCCCCTCctgacagtcatatcctctacgcaGGAGAGGATAGTGACTAGGGGGGTCAAGGCTCGACGCCCCTCCCCAAGTCCTggataactataaatgtggaggggaaaccggttggctttATGGTAGACACGGGAgctcaatactcagtcttaaaccaaagagATGGGCCtatgtctaagaaaagtagctgggtacagggagcaaccgggactaagcgatatggatggactacaaaacggcatgtgaatTTGGGGACCCACCAAGTAACTCATTCCTTTCTGGTGATACCCGAATGCCCAGTGCCCTTGCTGGGaagagatttactgtctaaagtgaatgcccaaattcattttggCCATGGACAAGTGTCAGTTTTAGATGGAACCGGGCACCCTCTACAGGTTCTGTCTCTGGCATTGAAGGATGAATACAGActgtacttgccagaggccccagcgacagTAAGTCCTGAAGTACagccatgggttcaaagataccctcaggcctgggctgaaacagcaggaatgggattggccagacagagacccccCTAT GTTGTGGAGTTAAAAGCGGGTGCCACACCAGTGAGGGTACGGCaatatcccatgagtcaagaagCCCGGCGAGGAATCACTCCTCACATACAACGCCTCACAGACGCTGGGGTCTTAAAGAgatgccggtccccatggaacacccCCCTGCTTCCCATAaagaagcctgggggaactgattttagaccagtTCAAGACCTGCGAGAGGTCAACAAGCGGGTGAGTGACATCCATCCTacggttcctaacccttatacattgctaagcagtTTGCCACCAAGCTACGTATGgtatactgttttagatttaaaagatgcctttttcagtctgCCTCTCGCCCTGGCGTGCCAAGAAATCTTCGCCTTCGAATGGCTAGAAGACGGTGGACAGACTCCTGTGCAGCTGACGTGGACTCGCCTACCACAGGGGTTTAAGAACTCACCCACGTTGTTTAACGAGGCCTTAGATGAAGACCTCCGTGAGTACCgtgttgaacaccctaccattgttttattacaatatgttgatgaccttatgctggcggcgactacagaaaaagagtgccaggaggcaacaggtgaccttctccaaacccttgggactttaggttacagggctagcgccaaaaaggcccagatcgtcaagcaagaggttacataccttggttacaagataaaacagggccagaggtggctaacacaggctatgaaagacACCATCCTTCAGATCCCTGAACCTACCACTCCTAGGCAAGTGAGAGAGTTTCTGGGAACTGTAGGATATTGCCGAttgtggatcttggggtttgcagaaaaagCCAGGCCCTTAtatgaagggaccaaagaaaacaaaaactggaaatggactgaATCAATGAAAACGGCTTTTCAGGAGCTCAGGCGTGCCTTGCTGGAAGCTCCTGCCCTGGCCCTTCCTGACCCATCTAAGCCGTTCCAATTATTTGTGGATGAAAAGCGagggataggaaaaggggtactaacacagaaatGGGGACCTTGGAAGCGTCCCATAGCCTACCTTTCAAAGAAATTAGACCCAGTGGCACCCgggtggccaccttgcctccgaaTTATTGCAGCCACCGCGCTTCTAGTTCATGATGCTGATAAGCTGACTTATGGCCAGAAACTCTTGGTTTACACTCCTCATGCTATAGAGAGAGTCCTGAAACAACCTCCGGGCAAATGGATTTCCAATGCCCGCTTAAcacactaccaggccttgctgcTCGACACCTCCCGGATTCATTTTCAAACACCCTGCACTCTAAACCCAgctactcttttgcccaatccggaaATAGATAGCCCCCTCCACGATTGTGACGAGATACTAGCCGGAGTAACAGCAGTACGAAAGGACTTAACAGACACGCCACTAGATAACAGTGACCTAATATGGTTCACAGATGGAAGCAGTTATGTTagagatggacagagacgggcgggagccgcaatagtagatgactctggacagacgatatgggcagagaCTCTTTCCCCAGACACCTCAGCCCAAAgagcagagttaattgccctgattcaggCATTAGAGAGAGCTAAAGgtaaaagaataactattttcactgacagtcgctatgcttttggcacggtgCACATTCAGGGCCCGATTTATCGGGAACGCGGGTTTTtaacagctgaaggaaaagagatCAAAAACTTACCAGAAATCCGTCGACTTCTGGAAGCTGTGCAGTTGCCTCGAGCTGTATCAATAGTACATGTACCTGGACATCAAAAGGGGGACAGCCTCACAGCCCGAGGAAATCGTGCCGCTGATTTGGCGGCTCGGAAGGCGGCTGACAAAGAGTACACCGCTCCAGTGCTGGCAATCGGACTTCCGCCCCCAGGTATGGGAactttgcccccaacccctgagtattcgtCCACAGACCTGGCCTGGATCCAGGAATATCCCAACCTCCAACAAGGAAAGGATAAATGGTACCGGGACTCCGATGGCTACTTGATACttcctgctcagttgggacgacAACTGTGTGAACATCTGCACTCATCTACtcatctgggagagaaaaagactctgctgcttttTCAAACCGCGCGCCTACGATTTCCCCGGCACCAAACAACCGTAAAAAACATAGTACAAGCTTGTAAGGCATGCCAACAGATGAAGCCAGGAAAGAGGCAACacgcaggactgaggtatcgagGGGAAGGCCCAGGACAGCACTGGGAGATAGATTTTactgag GTCGACGGTATCGGGCCCTGGGTGCATTGCAATCACGTACGCCCAGCTACTTCAGCCGAACAAGAAGACGCGAGAAGACAATGGGAAGCGTCTCTACACCCGTCCAACCCTTTAAAATTGAAGATCCAGCGCCGGCCGCAGGACCGACGAGACTCATCTGGACCGTCATCTGGATGA